The Blautia hydrogenotrophica DSM 10507 genome window below encodes:
- a CDS encoding FadR/GntR family transcriptional regulator: protein MKYKKLVAPSLKEMFIDQMESLILSGELTVGEKLPPERELADSMGISRSVVNSGIVELERMGFLTIKPRSGTFVADYRRKGNLEMMKAILKLSHGHLSKAEIRSIFEVHSALDRLTMTRLIPRITEEDLQTLYLKLENIKKQKNANDTLVAGFEFHHELSVLSGNTLLPFIFRSYYLAVMDVWIRFYELNGAHLIYENSLHIWNALKDRNLQAALDWIETFTYEVTEGKYTIYF from the coding sequence ATGAAATATAAAAAATTAGTCGCCCCTTCCCTGAAAGAAATGTTCATCGATCAGATGGAATCCCTGATTCTTTCCGGTGAGCTGACTGTCGGAGAGAAGCTGCCGCCTGAGAGAGAACTCGCTGACTCCATGGGAATCAGCCGCTCCGTGGTAAACAGCGGTATCGTAGAACTCGAGAGAATGGGTTTTCTCACAATTAAACCCAGAAGCGGAACCTTTGTGGCCGATTACCGCAGAAAGGGCAATCTTGAAATGATGAAGGCCATCTTAAAGCTCAGCCACGGCCATTTGAGCAAGGCGGAAATCCGCTCTATCTTTGAGGTGCACAGCGCCCTGGACCGATTGACTATGACACGCCTGATTCCCAGAATCACAGAAGAAGATCTGCAAACCCTATATCTGAAGCTTGAAAATATTAAAAAACAAAAAAATGCCAACGACACTTTGGTCGCTGGCTTTGAATTTCACCATGAGCTTTCTGTTTTATCCGGAAATACATTGCTCCCGTTCATTTTTCGCTCATACTACTTAGCAGTCATGGACGTATGGATTCGCTTTTATGAACTGAATGGCGCTCACCTGATCTACGAGAACAGCCTGCATATCTGGAACGCCTTAAAGGACAGAAATCTGCAGGCAGCTCTGGATTGGATTGAAACCTTTACTTACGAAGTTACGGAGGGGAAATATACCATCTATTTCTAA
- a CDS encoding sugar O-acetyltransferase encodes MTLEQQLEKIKSGKMYNDLTEELIQARADAVALTNQYNQSYGQPPQEREKILRQLLGAMGEDVFFEPSFRCEFGRHIKIGNHFYANFDCVMLDGGGIEIGDNVLFGPRVSIYTSRHAFDAEERSKGACFAKPVKIGNNVWIGGGVHIDCGVTIGDNTVIGAGSVITRDIPANVVAAGAPCKVIRKIREDEKTGYLEELNS; translated from the coding sequence ATGACATTGGAACAACAATTGGAGAAAATAAAATCCGGAAAAATGTATAATGATTTGACCGAGGAGTTGATTCAGGCCAGGGCGGACGCGGTCGCCCTGACCAATCAGTACAATCAATCTTATGGACAGCCGCCGCAGGAGAGAGAAAAGATTCTAAGACAGCTTTTGGGGGCCATGGGAGAGGATGTATTTTTCGAGCCATCTTTTCGCTGTGAGTTTGGCCGGCATATTAAAATCGGGAATCATTTCTATGCCAATTTTGACTGCGTGATGCTGGATGGCGGCGGCATCGAGATTGGAGACAACGTATTGTTCGGGCCGAGGGTGAGTATTTATACTTCGAGGCACGCCTTTGACGCCGAGGAACGCAGCAAAGGCGCTTGTTTTGCCAAACCTGTCAAGATCGGCAATAATGTATGGATTGGCGGCGGGGTTCATATCGACTGCGGCGTGACTATCGGAGACAATACCGTGATCGGAGCGGGGAGTGTGATTACCCGTGATATTCCTGCAAATGTGGTAGCCGCAGGAGCTCCTTGCAAAGTTATCCGGAAGATAAGGGAGGATGAAAAGACCGGGTATCTGGAGGAGCTGAACAGTTAG